From the Roseateles sp. XES5 genome, one window contains:
- a CDS encoding heme utilization protein yields MTSIISNLTVSQIRGLSTAAIQSLGTADVAAFTADKIAALSSSQLNAFTTSSFVAFNSSQIGAIAATALRGLNASQIAALDSGHLIGLTATQAGSLTSAQVATFTTSEVAALDSKQIAALGYDVFTTFDSAEIALFTTAEIAAINDKAIAALATATLSSLATDKLAALTTKQVAALTTTQLGALTTAQVNSLSTDKVKALSAKQVSALGTAQVAALGTAQVAALTSTQVAALTTTQANVLSTAQVEALTSTQIAALGAAVLKTINSAELALFTSAEISAISDKALAGLDTAALASLATDKLAALGTKQIAALSSTQIGALTTAQVNSLATDKIKALSAKQVSALGTAQVAALGTAQVAALTSAQAAALTTAQAAALSTAQVEALTSSQIASLGAAVIKTINSAELALFTTAEIAAISDKALAGLDTAALAGLATDKLAALGTKQIAALSSAQLGALTTAQVNSLATDKVKALSAKQVSALGTAQVAALGTTQVAALTSAQAAALTTAQAAALSTAQVEALTSSQIAALGAAVMKTINSAELALFTTAEISAINDKALAGLDTAVLASLTTDKLAALGTKQIAALSSAQLGALTTAQVNSLATDKIKALSAKQVSALGTAQVAALGTAQVAALTSAQAAALTTSQAAALSTAQVEALTSSQIAALGAAVMKTINSAELALFTTAEISAINDKALAGLDTAALASLATDKLAALGTKQIAALSSAQLGALTTAQVNSLATDKIKALSAKQVSALGTAQVAALGTAQVAALTSAQAAALTTAQATALSTAQVEALTSSQIAALGAAVIKTINSAELALFTTAEIAAINDKAVAGLDTAALASLTTDKLAALGTKQLAALSSAQLGALTTAQVNSLATDKVKALSAKQVSALGTAQVAALGTAQVAALTSAQAAALTTSQAAALSTAQVEALTSSQIAALGAAVIKTINSAELALFTTGELAAISDKALAGLDTAALASLTTDKLAALTTKQIGALSSAQLGALSTAQVNSLSTDKLKALSAKQVSALGTAQIAALGTTQVASLTSAQAAALTTNQAAALSTAQVEALTSSQIAALGAAVVKTFNSAELALFTTAELSAISDKAVSGIDTAALAGLATDKLAALTTKQLGALSSTQLGALTTAQVNSLSTDKVKALSAKQVSALGTAQVAALGTTQVAALTSSQAAALTTAQAAALSTAQVEALTSSQIAALGAAVIKTFNSAELGLFTTAEIAAISDKALAGVDTAALAGLATDKLAALSTKQIGALSSAQLGALSTAQVNSLSTDKIKALNAKQLSALGTAQIAALGTSQVAALDAKNITGLTTAQITALNSAQIEALNSAQIAALSAEAIKSMSTDEIKTFTTAELAAISVKAIAGLGTDDIAALSTTQVRALNAEQIAAMNSSQVEAIIKAYTTV; encoded by the coding sequence ATGACTTCTATCATTTCCAATCTGACCGTCAGCCAGATCAGAGGCCTTTCCACGGCGGCGATCCAGTCGCTCGGCACTGCAGATGTCGCGGCCTTCACCGCTGACAAGATTGCAGCCCTCAGCTCCTCGCAGCTCAACGCCTTCACGACCTCGAGCTTCGTCGCCTTCAACTCGAGCCAGATCGGCGCCATCGCCGCGACGGCTCTGCGCGGCTTGAATGCGAGCCAGATCGCAGCACTCGATTCGGGCCATCTCATCGGCCTCACCGCCACGCAGGCCGGTTCGCTGACCAGCGCGCAGGTCGCCACGTTCACGACGAGCGAAGTTGCAGCCCTCGATTCCAAGCAGATCGCAGCCCTCGGCTACGACGTCTTCACGACGTTCGATTCGGCTGAAATCGCGCTCTTCACCACGGCTGAAATCGCCGCCATCAACGACAAGGCGATCGCAGCCCTCGCGACGGCCACCCTCAGCAGCCTGGCGACGGACAAGCTCGCAGCCCTCACCACCAAGCAGGTCGCCGCGCTCACCACCACGCAGCTCGGCGCGCTGACGACGGCGCAGGTCAACTCGCTCAGCACGGACAAGGTCAAGGCCCTCAGCGCCAAGCAGGTTTCGGCCCTCGGCACCGCACAGGTCGCCGCCCTCGGCACGGCCCAGGTCGCTGCCCTGACGAGCACGCAGGTCGCCGCTCTGACGACCACGCAGGCCAACGTTCTTTCGACCGCCCAGGTCGAAGCGCTGACCTCCACGCAGATCGCCGCCCTCGGCGCTGCCGTCCTGAAGACGATCAACTCCGCGGAGCTTGCGCTCTTCACCTCGGCTGAAATCTCCGCCATCAGCGACAAGGCTCTTGCCGGTCTCGACACGGCGGCTCTCGCCAGCCTGGCGACCGACAAGCTCGCCGCCCTCGGCACAAAGCAGATCGCCGCTCTTTCCAGCACACAGATCGGCGCCCTGACGACGGCTCAGGTCAACTCGCTGGCGACGGACAAGATCAAGGCCCTCAGCGCCAAGCAGGTTTCCGCGCTCGGCACCGCACAGGTTGCCGCTCTCGGCACCGCACAGGTCGCCGCGCTGACCAGCGCGCAGGCTGCCGCGCTGACGACGGCCCAAGCCGCCGCCCTTTCGACCGCGCAGGTCGAAGCCCTGACGTCCTCGCAGATCGCATCCCTCGGCGCAGCCGTCATCAAGACGATCAACTCCGCGGAACTGGCGCTCTTCACCACGGCTGAAATCGCTGCCATCAGCGACAAGGCCCTTGCCGGCCTCGACACTGCCGCGCTCGCCGGCCTGGCGACCGACAAGCTCGCTGCTCTCGGCACCAAGCAGATCGCGGCCCTGTCGAGCGCACAGCTCGGCGCGCTGACGACGGCCCAGGTCAACTCGCTCGCCACCGACAAGGTCAAGGCCCTCAGCGCCAAGCAGGTTTCCGCGCTCGGCACCGCACAGGTCGCCGCTCTCGGCACGACGCAGGTCGCCGCCCTGACCAGCGCCCAGGCTGCCGCGCTCACGACGGCTCAGGCCGCCGCCCTTTCGACCGCGCAGGTCGAAGCCCTGACGTCCTCGCAGATCGCGGCACTCGGCGCCGCTGTCATGAAGACGATCAACTCGGCGGAGCTGGCACTCTTCACCACGGCTGAAATCTCCGCCATCAACGACAAGGCCCTTGCCGGCCTCGATACGGCGGTTCTTGCCAGCCTGACGACCGACAAGCTCGCTGCCCTCGGCACCAAGCAGATCGCAGCCCTGTCGAGCGCACAGCTCGGCGCCCTGACGACGGCTCAGGTCAACTCGCTGGCGACGGACAAGATCAAGGCGCTCAGCGCCAAGCAGGTCTCCGCGCTCGGCACCGCACAGGTTGCCGCTCTCGGCACCGCACAGGTCGCTGCGCTGACCAGCGCGCAGGCCGCCGCACTCACCACCAGCCAGGCCGCCGCACTCTCGACCGCTCAGGTCGAAGCGCTGACGTCCTCGCAGATCGCCGCGCTCGGCGCCGCTGTCATGAAGACGATCAATTCCGCGGAACTGGCGCTCTTCACCACGGCTGAAATCTCAGCGATCAACGACAAGGCCCTCGCCGGTCTCGACACGGCGGCTCTCGCCAGCCTGGCGACCGACAAGCTCGCCGCCCTCGGCACCAAGCAGATCGCAGCCCTGTCGAGCGCACAGCTCGGCGCCCTGACGACGGCCCAGGTCAATTCGCTGGCGACGGACAAGATCAAGGCCCTCAGCGCCAAGCAGGTTTCGGCTCTCGGCACTGCCCAGGTCGCCGCCCTCGGCACGGCCCAGGTCGCTGCCCTTACCAGCGCCCAGGCCGCAGCTCTGACGACGGCGCAGGCCACCGCGCTCTCCACGGCTCAGGTTGAAGCCCTCACCTCCTCGCAGATCGCAGCCCTCGGTGCGGCCGTCATCAAGACGATCAACTCCGCGGAACTGGCGCTCTTCACCACGGCTGAAATCGCTGCCATCAACGACAAGGCAGTCGCCGGCCTCGATACGGCGGCCCTCGCCAGCCTGACGACCGACAAGCTTGCCGCGCTCGGCACCAAGCAGCTCGCTGCACTCTCCAGTGCACAGCTCGGCGCCCTGACGACGGCCCAGGTCAACTCGCTCGCCACCGACAAGGTCAAGGCGCTCAGCGCCAAGCAGGTTTCGGCTCTCGGCACCGCACAGGTTGCTGCCCTCGGCACGGCTCAGGTCGCTGCCCTGACCAGCGCCCAGGCCGCCGCGCTCACGACCAGCCAGGCTGCCGCTCTCTCGACGGCCCAGGTCGAAGCCCTGACCTCCTCGCAGATCGCAGCCCTCGGTGCGGCCGTCATCAAGACGATCAACTCCGCGGAACTCGCGCTCTTCACCACCGGTGAGCTCGCCGCCATCAGCGACAAGGCCCTTGCCGGCCTCGACACCGCAGCGCTTGCCAGCCTGACGACGGACAAGCTCGCTGCACTGACGACCAAGCAGATCGGCGCGCTCTCCAGTGCACAGCTCGGCGCCCTGTCGACCGCACAGGTCAACTCGCTCAGCACGGACAAGCTGAAGGCGCTCAGCGCCAAGCAGGTCTCGGCGCTCGGCACGGCTCAGATCGCTGCCCTCGGCACGACCCAGGTCGCGTCCCTGACCAGCGCCCAGGCCGCCGCGCTCACGACCAACCAGGCTGCCGCTCTCTCGACGGCCCAGGTCGAAGCCCTGACCTCCTCGCAGATCGCGGCACTCGGCGCGGCTGTGGTCAAGACCTTCAACTCCGCAGAACTGGCTCTCTTCACCACGGCTGAACTCTCCGCCATCAGTGACAAGGCCGTCTCCGGTATCGACACGGCTGCCCTTGCAGGCCTCGCCACGGACAAGCTCGCTGCCCTGACCACCAAGCAGCTCGGCGCGCTCTCCAGCACGCAGCTCGGCGCGCTGACCACCGCTCAGGTCAACTCGCTCAGCACGGACAAGGTCAAGGCCCTCAGCGCCAAGCAGGTCTCTGCCCTCGGCACCGCACAGGTCGCAGCCCTCGGCACCACCCAGGTTGCAGCCCTGACCAGCAGCCAGGCCGCGGCACTGACGACGGCTCAGGCCGCCGCTCTCTCGACGGCTCAGGTCGAAGCCCTGACCTCCTCGCAGATCGCGGCGCTCGGTGCGGCCGTCATCAAGACCTTCAACTCGGCTGAACTCGGCCTCTTCACCACCGCAGAAATTGCCGCCATCAGCGACAAGGCTCTTGCGGGTGTGGATACCGCCGCTCTCGCCGGCCTTGCCACGGACAAGCTCGCCGCCCTGAGCACCAAGCAGATCGGCGCGCTCTCCAGTGCACAGCTCGGCGCCCTGTCGACCGCACAGGTCAACTCGCTCAGCACGGACAAGATCAAGGCCCTGAACGCCAAGCAGCTCTCCGCTCTCGGCACGGCCCAGATCGCAGCGCTCGGCACCAGCCAGGTGGCTGCCCTCGATGCCAAGAACATCACCGGGCTCACCACCGCGCAGATTACGGCCCTGAACTCGGCCCAGATCGAGGCCCTGAACTCCGCACAGATCGCGGCCCTCTCGGCCGAGGCCATCAAGTCGATGAGCACCGACGAGATCAAGACCTTCACGACCGCCGAACTCGCTGCCATCAGCGTCAAGGCGATCGCGGGCCTGGGCACCGACGATATCGCGGCGCTCAGCACCACGCAGGTCCGCGCTCTCAACGCCGAGCAGATCGCCGCGATGAACTCCTCGCAGGTCGAGGCCATCATCAAGGCCTACACCACGGTCTAA
- a CDS encoding MotB family protein, with amino-acid sequence MSEGENHHHGKNEIIIVKRHGDHDGDHHSAAWKIAYADFMTAMMAFFLVMWLVNAANEETKASVASYFNPIKLTDDKPADKSVKKPANDKEGEATQDKSKEQGQQQASGNGAEKGKDENTTAGEETKYSQADFFDNPYSVLSEIAQEVGQQANVSAKGEGGAANSGPATGASGGEAYRDPFDPDFWTQQVEISEATNAGSESQSRDGKAGQKMAAVDTDRTVEEALEKANIEEAVKKAEENKVEADKAAADVAKAEDDKKADELKKEITQQIGTLGKLAEGLTVTPAEGGLLVSLTDQLDTPMFNVGSAVPRQEMVLAMEKIGKILEGRPGAIAIRGHTDARPFAGGKNDNWRLSLDRAQSAYYMLVRGGLEEKRVSQVTGFADRRLKVPEDPMADANRRIEILVQAEGG; translated from the coding sequence ATGAGCGAAGGCGAAAATCACCACCACGGCAAGAACGAGATCATCATCGTCAAGCGCCATGGCGATCATGACGGCGACCACCATTCGGCCGCCTGGAAGATCGCCTATGCCGACTTCATGACGGCCATGATGGCGTTCTTCCTCGTCATGTGGCTCGTCAATGCCGCGAACGAGGAGACCAAGGCCTCGGTCGCCTCCTATTTCAATCCGATCAAGCTGACCGACGACAAGCCGGCCGACAAGTCCGTGAAGAAGCCCGCCAACGACAAGGAAGGCGAGGCGACGCAGGACAAGTCCAAGGAACAGGGCCAGCAGCAGGCGAGCGGCAACGGCGCCGAAAAGGGCAAGGACGAGAACACGACGGCCGGCGAGGAGACGAAGTATTCCCAGGCCGATTTCTTCGACAACCCCTATTCGGTCCTGTCCGAGATCGCGCAGGAAGTCGGCCAGCAGGCCAATGTCAGCGCCAAGGGCGAGGGCGGTGCGGCCAATTCCGGCCCGGCCACCGGCGCCAGTGGCGGCGAAGCCTATCGCGATCCGTTCGATCCCGATTTCTGGACGCAGCAGGTGGAAATCTCCGAAGCGACCAATGCCGGCAGTGAAAGCCAGTCCAGGGACGGCAAGGCGGGCCAGAAGATGGCCGCCGTCGACACGGACCGCACGGTCGAGGAAGCGCTCGAGAAGGCCAATATCGAAGAAGCCGTGAAGAAGGCGGAAGAAAACAAGGTCGAGGCGGACAAGGCCGCGGCCGATGTCGCCAAGGCCGAGGACGACAAGAAGGCGGACGAACTCAAGAAAGAGATCACGCAGCAGATCGGCACGCTCGGCAAGCTTGCCGAAGGCCTGACCGTGACGCCCGCCGAGGGCGGCCTGCTCGTCAGCCTCACCGACCAGCTCGACACGCCGATGTTCAATGTCGGCTCCGCGGTGCCGCGCCAGGAGATGGTGCTCGCCATGGAGAAGATCGGCAAGATTCTCGAGGGCCGGCCGGGCGCCATCGCGATCCGCGGCCATACTGACGCCCGTCCCTTTGCCGGCGGCAAGAACGACAACTGGCGTCTGTCCCTCGACCGCGCGCAGAGCGCCTATTACATGCTCGTGCGCGGCGGCCTCGAGGAAAAGCGCGTGAGCCAGGTAACCGGCTTTGCCGATCGCCGCCTGAAGGTTCCCGAAGATCCGATGGCGGACGCCAACCGTCGCATCGAAATCCTCGTCCAGGCCGAGGGCGGCTGA
- the fliP gene encoding flagellar type III secretion system pore protein FliP (The bacterial flagellar biogenesis protein FliP forms a type III secretion system (T3SS)-type pore required for flagellar assembly.), whose amino-acid sequence MIRALLTFLAMMAMTGVAYAQQQLQLPGDLLNAPVEGSVASWIIRSFGLLTILSVAPGILIMVTSFPRFVIAFSILRSGMGLATTPSNMILVSLALFMTFYVMAPTFDRAWQNGVEPLIANQIDETEAAKRIAEPFREFMVANTRDKDIELFISLAEERGQKVVENNVADLRVVIPAFMISEIRRGFEIGFLVVLPFLVIDMIVATITMAMGMMMLSPLVISLPLKLLLFVLVDGWNLLVGSLVRSFS is encoded by the coding sequence ATGATTCGAGCCCTTCTGACCTTCCTCGCCATGATGGCGATGACCGGCGTGGCCTACGCCCAGCAGCAGTTGCAGCTGCCGGGCGATCTCCTCAACGCGCCCGTCGAAGGCTCCGTCGCTTCCTGGATCATCCGTTCCTTCGGGCTCCTGACGATCCTGTCGGTCGCGCCCGGCATCCTGATCATGGTGACGAGCTTCCCGCGCTTCGTCATCGCCTTCTCGATCCTGCGTTCGGGCATGGGCCTTGCCACCACGCCCTCGAACATGATCCTCGTCTCGCTCGCCCTCTTCATGACCTTCTACGTCATGGCGCCGACCTTCGACCGTGCCTGGCAGAACGGCGTCGAACCGCTGATCGCCAACCAGATCGACGAGACGGAAGCGGCCAAGCGCATCGCCGAACCCTTCCGCGAGTTCATGGTGGCCAATACCCGCGACAAGGACATCGAGCTCTTCATCTCGCTGGCCGAGGAGCGCGGCCAGAAGGTCGTCGAGAACAATGTCGCGGACCTGCGCGTCGTCATCCCGGCCTTCATGATTTCGGAAATCCGCCGCGGTTTCGAGATCGGCTTCCTCGTCGTGCTGCCCTTCCTGGTCATCGACATGATCGTCGCCACCATCACCATGGCCATGGGCATGATGATGCTCTCGCCCCTGGTGATCTCGCTGCCGCTCAAGCTGCTGCTCTTCGTGCTGGTGGACGGCTGGAATCTGCTCGTCGGCAGCCTCGTCAGGTCCTTTAGCTAG
- the glf gene encoding UDP-galactopyranose mutase: MQDEKILIVGAGLSGAVIGRELAQEGYRVEILDARNHIGGNCHTERDAATGVMVHIYGPHIFHTDDAEVWDYVNGFTTFLPYKNRVKTTSGGSVYSLPVNLHTINQFFDKTFRPDEARAFIEEQADKTIADPQTFEEQALRFVGRDLYEAFFEGYTQKQWGCSPTALPASILKRLPVRFNYDDNYFFHKYQGMPENGYTEMVAGILDHPNISVKLKTGFRRGAETGFDHVFYSGPLDGYFDYELGRLGYRTLDFERFTYDGDYQGCAVMNYGDVSVPYTRITEHKHFSPWEEHKGSVCYREFSRACEPDDIPYYPIRLVEEKAQLADYVARAEGQTGVTFVGRLGTYRYLDMDVTIREALDTARLFLARRAEGAAMAAFLKSPL; the protein is encoded by the coding sequence ATGCAAGACGAGAAGATCCTCATCGTCGGTGCCGGCCTTTCGGGCGCCGTCATCGGCCGGGAACTGGCGCAGGAAGGCTACCGCGTCGAAATCCTCGATGCGCGCAACCATATCGGCGGCAACTGCCATACGGAGCGGGATGCGGCGACGGGCGTGATGGTGCACATCTACGGCCCGCACATCTTCCATACGGACGACGCGGAAGTCTGGGACTATGTGAACGGTTTCACGACCTTCCTGCCCTACAAGAACCGCGTGAAGACGACGAGCGGCGGCAGCGTCTATTCGCTGCCGGTCAACCTGCACACCATCAACCAGTTCTTCGACAAGACCTTCCGCCCCGACGAGGCGCGCGCCTTCATCGAGGAGCAGGCCGACAAGACCATCGCGGATCCGCAGACCTTCGAGGAGCAGGCGTTGCGCTTCGTCGGTCGCGATCTCTACGAGGCCTTCTTCGAAGGCTATACCCAGAAACAATGGGGCTGTTCGCCGACCGCGCTTCCGGCCTCGATCCTGAAGCGCCTGCCGGTGCGCTTCAACTACGACGACAACTACTTCTTCCATAAATATCAGGGCATGCCGGAGAACGGCTATACCGAGATGGTCGCCGGCATTCTCGATCATCCGAACATTTCGGTGAAGCTCAAGACCGGTTTCCGGCGCGGCGCGGAGACAGGCTTCGACCATGTCTTCTATTCCGGCCCGCTCGACGGCTATTTCGACTACGAGCTTGGCCGTCTCGGCTACCGCACGCTGGATTTCGAGCGCTTCACCTATGACGGCGACTACCAGGGCTGCGCGGTGATGAACTACGGCGACGTCTCGGTGCCTTACACACGTATCACCGAGCACAAGCACTTCTCGCCCTGGGAGGAGCACAAGGGTTCGGTCTGCTACCGGGAATTCTCGCGGGCCTGCGAGCCCGACGACATCCCCTATTATCCGATCCGGCTGGTCGAGGAGAAGGCGCAGCTTGCCGACTACGTGGCGCGCGCCGAAGGGCAAACGGGCGTCACCTTCGTCGGCCGGCTTGGCACCTACCGTTATCTCGACATGGACGTGACGATCCGCGAGGCGCTGGACACCGCGCGGCTCTTCCTTGCCCGCAGGGCGGAAGGCGCGGCCATGGCGGCGTTCCTGAAATCGCCGCTTTGA
- a CDS encoding flagellin, with translation MSSILTNTAATAALQTLRTINNDMDSTQNRISSGMRVAAASDNAAYWSIATTMRSDNKALSAVNDALGIGAAKVDVAYGAVDASIDVVNEIKKKLVSAKEQGVDKAKVQEEITQLQGQLKSIAESASFNGQNWVAASDGSVTVVTGFVRSADTSGGSPTTSVSVKTEALTIDNDNKLLGFDSSAGTLTLTEGILGNTRTDGNIVVSLSINSGTTDTQLDGMISDVDESLKLMASLGSKFGSVSMRIGLQEDFMSKLSDAIEKGVGRLVDADMNEESTRLKALQTQQQLAIQSLSIANSNSQNILSLFR, from the coding sequence ATGTCGAGCATTCTCACCAACACGGCTGCAACCGCAGCTCTCCAGACGCTGCGCACCATCAACAACGACATGGACTCGACGCAGAACCGCATTTCGTCGGGTATGCGCGTCGCTGCGGCTTCCGACAACGCTGCTTACTGGTCGATCGCCACCACCATGCGCTCGGACAACAAGGCCCTGTCGGCTGTTAACGACGCACTCGGCATCGGCGCCGCCAAGGTCGACGTTGCCTACGGCGCAGTCGACGCATCGATCGATGTCGTCAACGAAATCAAGAAGAAGCTGGTTTCCGCCAAGGAACAGGGCGTCGACAAGGCCAAGGTCCAGGAAGAAATCACCCAGCTCCAGGGCCAGCTGAAGTCGATTGCCGAATCCGCTTCCTTCAACGGCCAGAACTGGGTCGCTGCTTCCGACGGCTCCGTCACTGTCGTCACCGGCTTCGTCCGCTCGGCCGACACGTCCGGCGGTTCGCCGACCACGTCGGTTTCGGTCAAGACCGAAGCCCTCACGATCGACAACGACAACAAGCTGCTCGGCTTCGACTCGTCTGCCGGCACCCTGACGCTGACCGAAGGCATCCTGGGCAACACCCGCACCGATGGCAACATCGTTGTCAGCCTCTCGATCAACTCGGGCACGACCGACACGCAGCTCGACGGCATGATCTCCGACGTCGACGAATCGCTGAAGCTGATGGCCAGCCTCGGCTCCAAGTTCGGCTCGGTCTCCATGCGCATCGGCCTGCAGGAAGACTTCATGTCGAAGCTCTCCGACGCCATCGAAAAGGGCGTTGGCCGCCTCGTCGACGCCGACATGAACGAAGAGTCCACGCGCCTCAAGGCCCTGCAGACCCAGCAGCAGCTGGCGATCCAGTCGCTGTCGATCGCGAACTCCAACTCGCAGAACATCCTCTCGCTCTTCCGTTAA
- a CDS encoding flagellin codes for MTSILTNVAAMSALQTLRTIGNDMETTQGRVSSGMRVGVAADNAAYWSIATTMRSDNLALSAVQDALGLGASKVDTAYAAMESAIDVVKEIKAKVVTATEEGVDKAKVQEEIDQLQEQLKSIAESASFSGENWVAGGVSTSDGTTTIGVTVVSGFVRDSANNVSVKTTSYSLDGGFGADGPSLLFGGDTNGAIDYTTATSGILGTTAANWSTVDFNDDAADGVTAAATTVGAMSIYNLDISGLSNAGMSEALKLVDAGLQAMTSAGAKLGSISTRINLQEDFVNKLSDSIDSGIGRLVDADMNEESTRLKALQTQQQLGIQSLSIANSSSEGILQLFR; via the coding sequence ATGACGAGCATTCTGACCAACGTTGCGGCGATGTCCGCCCTCCAGACCCTGCGCACCATCGGCAACGACATGGAAACCACGCAGGGCCGCGTTTCCTCGGGCATGCGCGTTGGCGTAGCCGCCGACAACGCCGCCTACTGGTCCATCGCGACCACGATGCGCTCTGACAATCTCGCCCTTTCCGCCGTACAGGACGCCCTCGGCCTCGGCGCCTCCAAGGTCGACACCGCCTACGCCGCCATGGAAAGCGCCATCGACGTCGTCAAGGAAATCAAGGCCAAGGTCGTGACCGCCACGGAAGAAGGCGTTGACAAGGCCAAGGTCCAGGAAGAAATCGACCAGCTCCAGGAACAGCTGAAGTCCATCGCCGAATCCGCTTCCTTCTCCGGCGAAAACTGGGTTGCCGGCGGCGTCAGCACCAGCGACGGCACGACCACCATCGGCGTGACGGTCGTTTCGGGCTTTGTCCGCGACAGCGCCAACAACGTCTCCGTCAAGACCACCAGCTACTCGCTCGACGGCGGCTTCGGCGCCGACGGCCCGTCCCTGCTGTTCGGTGGCGACACCAACGGTGCGATCGACTACACGACGGCAACGTCCGGTATCCTCGGCACGACCGCTGCCAACTGGTCCACGGTCGACTTCAACGACGACGCTGCCGACGGCGTGACGGCTGCTGCCACCACGGTCGGCGCCATGTCGATCTACAACCTCGACATCAGCGGCCTGTCGAATGCCGGCATGTCCGAAGCCCTGAAGCTGGTTGACGCCGGTCTCCAGGCCATGACCAGCGCCGGCGCCAAGCTCGGCTCGATCTCGACCCGCATCAACCTGCAGGAAGACTTCGTCAACAAGCTCTCCGACTCCATCGACTCGGGTATCGGCCGCCTCGTCGACGCCGACATGAACGAAGAGTCCACCCGCCTGAAGGCCCTTCAGACGCAGCAGCAGCTCGGCATCCAGTCGCTGTCGATCGCCAACTCCTCGTCGGAAGGCATCCTCCAGCTCTTCCGTTAA
- a CDS encoding flagellin, producing the protein MTSILTNSAAMAALQTLRSIDNSLETTQARVSSGLRVETASDNAAYWSIATTMRSDNRAISTVADALGLGAAKVDTAYTALENTIEVMSEIKAKLVAAREPGVDKNKINDELKELKNQLVSAAQSASFSGENWLYNAGSTPLGIKSVVASFVRAATGNVQVTTLDFDTANSVLIDVQTPSQGYLTKAVDVTTVTDNPALTGSYYLINMGTPDAGSPIEIGLATTYDELDGMISVTDHIIKNLTNSASTLGAITKRIEMQESFVASLGDVIDKGIGRLVDADMNEESTRLKALQTQQQLGIQSLSIANSSAENILQLFRQ; encoded by the coding sequence ATGACCAGCATCTTGACCAACTCCGCCGCCATGGCGGCGCTGCAGACCCTCCGTTCCATCGACAACAGCCTGGAGACCACCCAGGCCCGCGTTTCCTCCGGCCTGCGCGTCGAGACCGCCTCCGACAACGCCGCCTACTGGTCGATCGCGACCACCATGCGCTCCGACAACCGGGCGATCTCGACGGTGGCGGACGCCCTCGGCCTCGGCGCCGCCAAGGTCGACACCGCCTATACCGCGCTCGAGAACACCATCGAGGTGATGAGCGAGATCAAGGCGAAGCTCGTGGCCGCCCGCGAGCCGGGCGTCGACAAGAACAAGATCAACGACGAACTGAAGGAGCTGAAGAACCAGCTCGTTTCGGCCGCCCAGTCCGCTTCGTTCTCCGGCGAGAACTGGCTTTACAATGCCGGCAGCACGCCGCTCGGCATCAAGTCGGTCGTCGCGTCCTTCGTCCGCGCCGCCACCGGCAACGTTCAGGTCACCACGCTCGATTTCGATACGGCGAACTCCGTGCTGATCGACGTGCAGACCCCGTCCCAAGGCTATCTCACCAAGGCGGTGGACGTCACCACGGTCACCGACAACCCGGCCCTCACCGGATCCTACTACCTGATCAACATGGGAACGCCCGACGCCGGTTCCCCGATCGAGATCGGGCTCGCGACGACCTATGACGAGCTGGACGGCATGATCAGCGTGACCGACCACATCATCAAGAACCTGACGAACTCGGCCTCCACGCTTGGCGCCATCACCAAGCGTATCGAGATGCAGGAAAGCTTCGTCGCCAGCCTCGGCGACGTGATCGACAAGGGCATCGGCCGTCTCGTCGATGCCGACATGAACGAGGAATCGACCCGGCTCAAGGCGCTGCAGACCCAGCAGCAGCTCGGCATCCAGTCGCTGTCGATCGCCAATTCGAGCGCGGAGAACATCCTCCAGCTCTTCCGCCAGTAA
- the fliL gene encoding flagellar basal body-associated protein FliL has protein sequence MADEEQGAEKKKPSLVITIAIIAVLTLLAGGGGWLVGNMLAPPPAEKPAEEVAKAEPAAGGHGGGEKAEAGEIPHISTEANGVVLLDPITSNLAYPSDNRVRLEVALMFKGAPDVALAEEIHQDIMAYMRTVSLQQVQGPRGFQYLREDLQERVDLRSEGRVTNVMFRTFVIE, from the coding sequence ATGGCGGACGAAGAACAGGGCGCCGAGAAGAAGAAACCCTCGCTGGTCATCACCATCGCGATCATCGCCGTCCTGACGCTGCTGGCCGGCGGCGGCGGCTGGCTCGTCGGCAACATGCTCGCCCCGCCGCCGGCCGAAAAGCCGGCGGAAGAGGTGGCGAAGGCGGAGCCTGCCGCGGGCGGCCACGGTGGCGGCGAAAAGGCGGAGGCGGGCGAAATCCCGCATATCTCCACCGAGGCGAACGGCGTCGTGCTGCTCGACCCGATTACCAGCAACCTTGCCTATCCCTCCGACAATCGCGTGCGCCTCGAAGTGGCGCTGATGTTCAAGGGCGCGCCCGACGTGGCGCTGGCCGAGGAAATCCATCAGGACATCATGGCCTATATGCGCACCGTCTCGCTGCAGCAGGTGCAGGGGCCGCGCGGTTTCCAATATCTCAGGGAAGATCTGCAGGAGCGGGTTGACCTCCGGTCCGAAGGGCGCGTAACCAACGTCATGTTCCGCACCTTCGTGATCGAATGA